The Demetria terragena DSM 11295 sequence GCCGCGGTGCTCCTGCTTGTCGGTGCTCTCCTGCTCTCCGGCTGTTCCGGTCTGCCAACCGATGGCGTTCCGCAGACGGGGCGGGCGGTCGACAACCAGGACAGTCGACCCGGTGTCGTGCAGCAGCCAGAGCCGCCGGAGCCAGGAACACCGATGGAGGCCGTTGCCGAGGGTTTCCTGCGAGCGCACATCGGCGCAGCGGAAGGGTTCAGCACCGCTCGAGAGTTCCTCGGCGGCAGCGCGAAGAAGGACTGGGATCCCGACCAGCGCATCCTGCTACTAGACAGCAGCAACCTCGATACTCGTCGTGCCGCGGGGTCCAGGATCGTGGTCAGCGCGACGGCGGTCGGTGAAGTTGATGCGACCGGTCATCTCACCGAATTCCCTAACCTGCAGCGGCGCCGGCTGGATCTGGAACTGAAGCAGATTGATGGTGAGTGGCGAGTCACCTCAGTGCCGGGAGACCTCGGCATTTGGTTGGGCGTCGCGGATTTCCGCCGAAACTACGCGCCACACAGTGTCTACTTCGCGGCCCGCCGAGGGTTGGCGCCGGCCACTGCACTCGTCCCAGATCGTCGGTGGTACCCCGAGAGTGGTCTGGCCACGGCGTTGGCGCGAGCGGTCATCGGACCACCGCCAGCCTGGTTGTCCAAGACCGTACGCCGCCCTGTTCCAGCCTCCACCCGGCTGCAGCCCAGAACGGTGTCCGTCTCCAGTCGGACCGAGACCGCGACAGTCACCCTGTCCCGAGAGGCACTCGAGGCGAGTCCGGAAGATCGCAAGGCACTCTGGGCGGTGATGCTGGAAACTCTCGGGCAGGTCCCTGACGTGACGCGCGTCGACATTCGGGTCGGCAAGTCAACGCTGCAGACGGCTGGAATCGGGGGCGAGCGCTCCGTTCAGAAGTTGGGGTATGCCAGCCCGACAGGTCCGAAGGGTCCGATGGTGATCCGAGAGGGCAATCGCCTTCAATGGCTCACCACCGTGAACAAGAACGCGGACCGGGGCCGCCCCAACGATCAACGGTCCGACTTGGACAGTCTGCCCGTGCTTTCCGGTGGGTGGTCTGACATTGCCGTCGACGTTCATGGACGGGAGGTGGCCGCCATCTCGGGGGATAAGAAGCAAGTGGGTCGGTGGATCGGTGGTCGGCTGACCGATCTGCCCTCGTTCGGGACGCAGTTGGTCCGCCCGTCCTTTGATGATCAGCGCAGTCTTTGGGTAGCAGGCCGGGCGACCATCCCACCTGAGGGCTCAAAGGACGCCTCCGCGGACCGCGCCAAGGAGGAGGGCGCGCCGGCAATCTGGACGATCGACACGCGTACCTCAGTGAGTCAGGCAAAGCCGGTGCGTGTTGCGGCACCGTGGTTGGGCTCGCGCCGCGTGCTGTCGATCTCGGTATCGCCCGGCGGGCATCGAGTGGCCTTGGTGGTCGAGAACCGCACGGGACGAAGCAGTGTGCTGTTGTCGGGCGTGGTCAGGAACGAGAGCGGTGCCGTCAGCAGTCTCGCGACACCTGTGGAAGCCAATCCGTCTGTGCAGGAACCCACTTCGGTGACCTGGACGACGCCTGACACGTTGGCCGTGATCGGAAAGTCCGCCACCACGGCCGATGAGCAACCCCTCGTGGTGCCGCTGGGCGGCCTGGCCGAGTTGCTCGGACCGATTGCTGGCGCGACGCAAGTTGTGGGCAGTTCGATTCCGCAAGACAGGGTCTTCGTGGTGACTGACCGCCCGTCGATCGTGCACCGGTTGGGGCGCTCGTGGGATCGCCTCGGTGTCGTCGAAGATATCGCTGCACCCGCTGGCTGATCGTCCACAGGACCTAAGAGCCGCAGGCGTCCGTCCACACCGTGACGCCCGCACCTGGACGCCCGCGTCCTACTGCGGTGGCCTGAGTGGTGTGCTCGGAGTTGTCGCAGACCTCATGGCGCCCGTCATCTGTGCCGGCTGCGGTATGCGGGGGCTAGACCTGTGCCCCGGGTGCCGGGCCGCGCTGCGCCGGGTCGCGCGAGGAGACTCCAAGCCGACCTGCCCAACGCCTGCACCAGACATGATGCCGAGAGCCTGGGCGCTGACCGAGTATGCCGGGACCGTTCGCCAGGTGATCGTCGCCCATAAGGACGAGGGACGCGTTGCCATGGCGACGGAGCTGGCGTGCTTATGGCGGGCCGCCTTGGCAGGCGCGGTGGCGGACGACCCCGTCCTGGCGAGCGCTATCGTCAACCGTCGTGTGCTGGTGATCCCCATCCCGTCGCGGCCTGCCTCGCTGCGCGAGCGTGGCCGCGATCCGTGGCGGGAAGTGTTGAAGGTCGCGCTTGCTCCCGAGCCGCGGCTGCAGCTCAACCCGATCCTTGCAGTACGCCGCCGGGTCGTCGACCAGGCCGGATTGAGCGCATCTGAGCGGATCGTCAACCTCACCGGAGCCATGGGTGCGCGGGGGAGGCCCGACCTCACCGGGTGGCTGTGCGTACTGGCTGACGACGTCCTGACGACGGGGGCGACACTGTCCGAAGCCGCACGGGTCGTCCGCGGGCTTGGGGCAGTAGACCTGCGCGCCATTGTGATCGCCGCGACGGTCAGGAACGGATCACAGAGACATCACATGAACAATCCATAGACGTTGCCAAACGCGTGGACTAACGTGTTGTCATGGAGCCAATCTCTCTGGGAGGCGGTGAAATCCGCTGTTGACTACCGTCCGGGTGTGGCAAGCCCCCAAGTAGATCGTCACTGGTTGAGAAGCACCTGGAGGTGCCCATGGAGATCACGATTACTGGACGTCACACCGAGGTTCCTGATCGGTTCCGTCGCCACATCGAAGACAAGTTGAGCAAGGTGTCTCAACTCGACTCACGAGTCGGTCGATGCGATGTGGTTATCTCCCACGAGTCCAACCCCCGCCAGTCCAAGGCCGCAGAGCGCGTGGAGATCACGTGCCGCGCTCGCCGGACAGTGTTCCGGGCCGAGGCCAGCGCCGACGAGCCTTATGCGGCCCTCGATATGGCCATGGCCCGCCTGTTGGAACGCATGCGACGTAAAAATGACAAGCGCCGCGTCCACCGTGGACGCCAACGTCCGCTCTCGGTCGCCGAGGCCACCGCCGGACTCCCCACCGACCTCGACGTCGAGGAGCCGAGCGCGATTCGTCCCGATGCCGCCAAGGTTGGCGGCGACGAAGACTGCCCCGTGCACCTGCGCGAAAAGGTCCACCACACCCATCCCATGTCGGTCGATGAGGCCCTCAGCCAGATGGAACTGGTCGGTCACGACTTTTACCTCTACCACGACGCCGACACCGACAAGGCGTCCGTGATCTACCGCCGCCGGGGCTGGAGCTACGGCGTTATCCACCTCGACGTCGACGACAGCCCGGCGCGCTCGCGTGACGAGGAGTCGGCCTAACCCCCAGAGTCCCTTACTGCGTTAGGTGCCCTTGACCGGGAAATTTCCCGGTCAAGGGCACCTAACTCGGTTAGGGACGGTCAGTGCGGAGCAGTTCGAAGCGGTGCATCGAAACCCGGCTGCCGTCGCCAAGTACCTCAGCGTCGTGATCAGTTCCCGTGTGCCGGAAGCCACTGCGCTCGGCGACGGTCATCGATCCGTGGTTGCCGTCGGCGGCAATCAACACGACTCGTTGTCGGCCCAGGCCGCCCTCGGATGATGGCGCGAACGCATGGCGTACCGCCAGGCTCACCGCCTCCGTGATCACCCCACGGCCACGAGCCTCGGGGTGGGCCCAATATCCGATCGCGGCGGTGTCCGGTCGGGGTCCGCGCAACTCGGCGGCCTCCAACGATCCGACGGCTAGGTCGGTGGTCACATCCGCGACGCACCAGGTGACGCTGCGGCCGGCGGCGGCATCCTCGCGGGTGCTGTGGATGTAGGCCCGCGCCACGTTCTCGTCGTAGTCCCGCGGTAGTTGAGGCAACCAGTGGCGGGTGGTCGCATCTGCGCACGCCTCGACCACCCGTGGTGCATCACTCATCCGCCAGGGGCGTAGGCGGACGCGCTCGCCCTCGATCGCTGGGATGGCCAGGGCCGATGCCTGAGAGGCCCACGTCTGCCTCAACAGTTCGTACGACACTCCGTCACGGCAGACACCGTCGGCCGAAACAAAGGCCTGGTGGTCCTCGCCAATGAGCCGAAAACCCGCCCGAAGTAAGGCGCCGCGGGAGGCGTAGTTGTCCAGGACGGCCCCCGCATGGAGGCGGACCAGACCAGCACCACCATCGGCCTCTAGCGTGAAGGCATGCGCCACGATGGCGGTGAGTGCTTCGTCGAGGATCCCGTGGCCGCGTGCCGCCGGATAGAGCCAGTAGCCCACGCCACCATCGCCGACCTTGCGGTCGATCCCGAAAATCGCGATAGACCCCAGCGGTTGATCGCTGTCCCGGTTGGCGATGCAGAAGTCGTGTACCCCGGCGTCGCGCAGGCGTCCTCGGCGGGCTAGCCAGGTCTGCCAGTTGT is a genomic window containing:
- a CDS encoding LpqB family beta-propeller domain-containing protein; this translates as MRSWLLAAVLLLVGALLLSGCSGLPTDGVPQTGRAVDNQDSRPGVVQQPEPPEPGTPMEAVAEGFLRAHIGAAEGFSTAREFLGGSAKKDWDPDQRILLLDSSNLDTRRAAGSRIVVSATAVGEVDATGHLTEFPNLQRRRLDLELKQIDGEWRVTSVPGDLGIWLGVADFRRNYAPHSVYFAARRGLAPATALVPDRRWYPESGLATALARAVIGPPPAWLSKTVRRPVPASTRLQPRTVSVSSRTETATVTLSREALEASPEDRKALWAVMLETLGQVPDVTRVDIRVGKSTLQTAGIGGERSVQKLGYASPTGPKGPMVIREGNRLQWLTTVNKNADRGRPNDQRSDLDSLPVLSGGWSDIAVDVHGREVAAISGDKKQVGRWIGGRLTDLPSFGTQLVRPSFDDQRSLWVAGRATIPPEGSKDASADRAKEEGAPAIWTIDTRTSVSQAKPVRVAAPWLGSRRVLSISVSPGGHRVALVVENRTGRSSVLLSGVVRNESGAVSSLATPVEANPSVQEPTSVTWTTPDTLAVIGKSATTADEQPLVVPLGGLAELLGPIAGATQVVGSSIPQDRVFVVTDRPSIVHRLGRSWDRLGVVEDIAAPAG
- a CDS encoding ComF family protein, with protein sequence MSSKISLHPLADRPQDLRAAGVRPHRDARTWTPASYCGGLSGVLGVVADLMAPVICAGCGMRGLDLCPGCRAALRRVARGDSKPTCPTPAPDMMPRAWALTEYAGTVRQVIVAHKDEGRVAMATELACLWRAALAGAVADDPVLASAIVNRRVLVIPIPSRPASLRERGRDPWREVLKVALAPEPRLQLNPILAVRRRVVDQAGLSASERIVNLTGAMGARGRPDLTGWLCVLADDVLTTGATLSEAARVVRGLGAVDLRAIVIAATVRNGSQRHHMNNP
- the hpf gene encoding ribosome hibernation-promoting factor, HPF/YfiA family is translated as MEITITGRHTEVPDRFRRHIEDKLSKVSQLDSRVGRCDVVISHESNPRQSKAAERVEITCRARRTVFRAEASADEPYAALDMAMARLLERMRRKNDKRRVHRGRQRPLSVAEATAGLPTDLDVEEPSAIRPDAAKVGGDEDCPVHLREKVHHTHPMSVDEALSQMELVGHDFYLYHDADTDKASVIYRRRGWSYGVIHLDVDDSPARSRDEESA